In the Oceanispirochaeta sp. genome, TTCCTTCCGTTCAACACCCACCTGTGCCAGTACAGAGCCAAGACAATTAAACTCAAAGTTATAATAGTATTCCTTATTTTCAGGAGACAGAAACAACTCTACACAACTATCCTTGAAAACATCACTGCCGTCCTGTGTAAAAGTCCCCAGGATTTCCCTCTCCCTGACATAATACTTCAGCAGCAAATAATTTTGATACCAGGCTATCCTGAACTGGACATCTGGTTTGTCAGGATATTCAGGCCAGGGAACATTCTGAATAGAGGCGGGTCTCCCCATCTGGTCAAAATCTGATGAAAATTTCTGAGGATCTTGACTCAAAAGATCAAAATCAGGGGCAACTTCAGGAATAATCAATTTACTGCAATGGTCCATCAGCGCCACCAACTTTTTCGTTTATATATTTTAGGGAAATTAGGAGCATCAGCCTTTTTTATGGAATACTGTTCAATCTTGTTGTCGATGAGAGAC is a window encoding:
- a CDS encoding carbohydrate-binding family 9-like protein, whose protein sequence is MDHCSKLIIPEVAPDFDLLSQDPQKFSSDFDQMGRPASIQNVPWPEYPDKPDVQFRIAWYQNYLLLKYYVREREILGTFTQDGSDVFKDSCVELFLSPENKEYYYNFEFNCLGSVLAQVGVERKEREVPEKSILDRIVRIPSLGTSPYHHYHEGLVDEAPSWSLMLVIPTSAFFKESYDTFKGLKMQGNLYKCGDLLQTPHYLCWNPVMSESPDFHKTEFFGELWFS